A stretch of the Cucurbita pepo subsp. pepo cultivar mu-cu-16 chromosome LG16, ASM280686v2, whole genome shotgun sequence genome encodes the following:
- the LOC111777046 gene encoding transcription factor WER-like, which translates to MEEEGDEREREDGENGRRKGRWSKEEDEKLRAYVTKYGSWNWRLIPKFAGLSRCGKSCRLRWMNYLAPNIKRGNFQKEEDQTILRLQATLGNRWSAIAAHLPGRTDNEIKNHWHTNLKKLLDQNPSNTEVEEAAASSCSELRIREELDETLFVLNSDMAAPELAAKHEGMNFGETETWVVGLNAEHSMELGGNLWTDPFVLEDPLSLDNNPTHVPMDLFQHYEMFPPSDRTKF; encoded by the exons ATGGAAGAAGAGGgtgatgagagagaaagagaagatggtgaaaatggaagaagaaagggtAGATGGAGTAAGGAGGAAGATGAGAAACTTAGAGCTTATGTTACCAAATATGGCTCTTGGAATTGGCGCTTAATTCCCAAGTTTGCAG GTTTATCCCGATGTGGAAAAAGCTGTAGATTGCGTTGGATGAACTACTTAGCGCCTAATATCAAAAGAGGGAACTTCCAAAAGGAAGAGGATCAAACCATCCTTCGATTGCAAGCAACTCTCGGAAATAg GTGGTCTGCCATTGCTGCTCATTTACCAGGAAGAACAGATAACGAAATAAAGAATCATTGGCACACGAACTTAAAGAAACTTTTGGATCAGAACCCGTCAAACACGGAGGTTGAAGAAGCAGCAGCTAGTTCATGCTCGGAATTAAGAATCCGAGAAGAATTGGATGAAaccctttttgttttgaattcagATATGGCAGCCCCAGAATTGGCAGCCAAGCATGAAGGCATGAACTTTGGGGAAACTGAGACATGGGTTGTTGGTTTGAATGCTGAACACTCTATGGAACTGGGCGGCAACTTATGGACCGATCCTTTTGTTCTTGAAGACCCTTTAAGTTTGGATAATAACCCAACTCATGTACCAATGGATCTCTTTCAACATTATGAAATGTTTCCTCCCAGTGATCGaacaaagttttga
- the LOC111777469 gene encoding transcription factor MYB30-like, whose amino-acid sequence MVRAPVVDKDGVRRGAWSFEEDEKLRAYVQRYGPSKWRELPTLAGLTRCGKSCRLRWLNYLRPGIKRGNYTDEENDLICNLHKKHGNRWATIAAKLPGRTDNEIKNHWNAHLKKQVKPKPQSSTQPKPKQLTSQVIEAKREDFTGYSSTTFGILESSSLSQQTSSCDDNFATQNWGVEDYDRSGYYQDFWTEQCVSDVLDGCLEFSADYEIGIFSPQHHEPTYDDNYIDLFCSLL is encoded by the exons ATGGTGCGAGCTCCTGTTGTTGATAAGGATGGAGTGAGGAGAGGTGCGTGGAGctttgaagaagatgaaaagcTTAGAGCTTATGTTCAGAGATATGGCCCTTCCAAATGGCGGGAGCTTCCCACGCTTGCAG GGCTCACCCGATGTGGTAAGAGTTGTAGATTGCGATGGTTGAATTATCTTCGTCCGGGTATTAAGCGAGGGAATTACACGGATGAAGAGAATGACTTAATCTGCAATCTCCATAAGAAACATGGCAATAG ATGGGCGACCATCGCTGCAAAACTACCGGGAAGAACCGACAACGAAATAAAGAACCATTGGAACGCGCACCTAAAGAAGCAAGTGAAGCCGAAACCACAATCATCAACTCAACCAAAACCAAAGCAATTAACATCCCAAGTGATTGAAGCAAAAAGAGAAGACTTTACGGGCTATTCCTCCACCACATTTGGGATTCTAGAGAGCTCATCTTTGTCCCAACAAACATCTTCATGTGATGACAATTTCGCCACCCAAAATTGGGGAGTGGAAGATTATGATCGAAGTGGGTACTACCAAGATTTCTGGACTGAACAATGCGTAAGTGATGTTCTTGATGGGTGCTTAGAATTCTCAGCAGACTACGAAATTGGTATCTTTTCACCACAACATCATGAACCCACCTACGACGATAATTACATAGATCTGTTCTGCTCCTTACTGTAA
- the LOC111777468 gene encoding putative cyclin-D6-1, whose amino-acid sequence MPSLFHHHSLSHSTSSLLSLSMDFDLENPFTHLHHPHSSDAATLFLIESDHMLSPTYLHTLHSSPSDSSVRQDTISLISQCCCSCNIDPHLSYLAVNYLDRFFSFQGVPQPKPWVLRLLAVSCVSLAAKMKQTEHNLFDFQGNEGFIFDPQTVHRMESLILGALKWRMRSITPFSFVPFFISLFKLRDPPLLQALKARATEIIFIAQNGIELLEFKASVIAASALLSAAHELFPIQYPCFRKAILNCSYVNKEEEEEILGRCFKAVQEIVINGYERGGLDREQRSDTAANVLDHHFSSSESENTFMGTSSSAAAVTNRADKDGKKRKVGVRQSKNERCIQHC is encoded by the exons ATGCCTTCCCTCTTCCACCACCACTCTCTCTCCCATTCAACATCTTCccttctctccctctccatGGACTTCGATCTCGAAAACCCATTCACCCATCTCCACCACCCTCACTCCTCCGACGCCGCCACTCTCTTCCTCATCGAGTCCGATCACATGCTCTCTCCAACCTACCTCCACACCcttcattcttctccttccGATTCCTCTGTTCGACAGGACACCATTTCTTTAATCTCTCAG TGCTGTTGTAGCTGTAACATCGATCCACACTTGTCGTACCTTGCCGTCAATTACCTCGATCGCTTCTTCTCCTTTCAGGGAGTGCCG CAACCAAAGCCATGGGTCTTGAGGCTTCTTGCCGTCTCTTGTGTTTCTCTCGCTGCCAAAATGAAGCAAACAGAGCACAATCTCTTCGATTTTCAG gGGAATGAAGGCTTCATCTTTGATCCCCAAACAGTACACAGAATGGAATCTCTCATCTTGGGAGCTCTTAAATGGAGAATGCGCTCCATCACTCCCTTCTCCTTCGTCCCtttcttcatttccctcttcaaACTCAGAGACCCACCATTGTTGCAAGCTCTCAAAGCCAGAGCTACAGAGATCATCTTCATAGCTCAAAATg GGATTGAGCTTTTGGAGTTCAAGGCATCAGTAATTGCAGCCTCTGCTCTGCTCTCCGCCGCACACGAGCTCTTCCCAATCCAATATCCTTGCTTCAGAAAAGCAATTCTCAACTGTTCATACGTTAATAAA gaggaggaagaggaaataTTGGGGAGATGCTTCAAGGCAGTGCAGGAGATAGTAATAAATGGGTACGAAAGAGGAGGATTGGATAGAGAACAGAGGTCGGACACGGCGGCCAATGTACTGGACCACCATTTCTCGAGCTCTGAGAGTGAAAACACCTTCATGGGCAcatcctcctccgccgccgccgtgaCGAACAGAGCAGATAAGGAtgggaagaagagaaaggtGGGTGTTAGGCAGAGCAAGAATGAGAGGTGTATACAGCACTGTTGA
- the LOC111777467 gene encoding coumaroyl-CoA:anthocyanidin 3-O-glucoside-6''-O-coumaroyltransferase 1-like: MADSSCFSVKVIDKCLVSPPPGSVPATLLPLTFFDLICLRYAPTRRLFFYEFPHSTAHFTHAILPSLKRSLSLSLQHFFPFAANLILPPHPHKPHFLYTPHDSVQLAIAESDPSHFHALIPDHPKDARDVYPLFQDWPMSCLLSDGTQVIPLMALQITIFPYHALSLCVSFLHVAADGPALHHFIRSWASISAGNGLNGPLPSHDRTVVQDPEGLESAYLRHHSEPINFDSEPISQRLSDKVRATFSLSKPQIERLKNWANSQITKSTQFSSFVVTSSVVWVSFIMSRELISGGSGAEDEACCFAFAANCRNERLGYRIPVEYFGNCFAFCLTAVEKSELLGENGLVVAMKAIEKRVGEVNKETLKDVMAEMSAWKEFVERGAALCAAGSPRLGAYDANFGWGRPIKTEVVQVDRGRLFSIGESRNENGGIEVGLGLGSAHMASFVAVWEQNLKLLGCS; this comes from the coding sequence ATGGCGGACTCCTCCTGTTTTTCAGTGAAGGTTATAGACAAGTGCCTGGTTTCTCCACCGCCGGGCTCCGTTCCGGCGACCCTTCTGCCGCTCACCTTCTTCGACTTAATATGTCTCCGATATGCACCCACACGGCGTCTTTTCTTCTACGAATTTCCCCACTCCACCGCCCATTTTACCCACGCCATTCTCCCATCGCTCAAACGATCTCTTTCCCTTTCTCTCCAACACTTCTTCCCTTTTGCAGCCAATCTCATCCTCCCTCCACACCCCCACAAGCCCCATTTCCTTTATACCCCTCATGACTCTGTCCAATTAGCCATAGCCGAGTCGGATCCCTCCCATTTCCACGCCCTCATACCCGATCACCCAAAAGATGCTCGAGATGTGTACCCATTGTTCCAAGATTGGCCCATGTCTTGCCTCTTGTCAGATGGGACTCAAGTCATTCCTCTCATGGCTCTGCAAATCACCATCTTCCCTTACCATGCCCTTTCCCTATGCGTTTCGTTTCTCCACGTCGCTGCTGATGGACCTGCACTCCATCATTTCATCAGATCCTGGGCGTCTATCTCTGCTGGAAATGGCCTTAATGGTCCACTGCCGTCTCACGATCGGACTGTTGTGCAAGACCCAGAAGGACTCGAATCCGCTTATCTTCGCCATCATTCTGAACCCATCAATTTTGACAGTGAGCCCATCAGTCAGCGTTTAAGCGACAAGGTTAGAGCAACTTTCTCGCTGTCCAAACCCCAAATCGAGAGACTCAAAAATTGGGCGAATTCCCAGATAACCAAATCGACCCAATTTTCGAGTTTTGTAGTGACATCCTCTGTGGTTTGGGTTAGTTTCATTATGTCGCGTGAGTTAATCAGTGGCGGTAGTGGTGCTGAGGATGAAGCGTGCTGCTTCGCGTTTGCAGCCAATTGCCGTAACGAACGACTTGGGTATCGAATCCCAGTGGAGTATTTTGGGAATTGCTTTGCGTTTTGCCTTACGGCAGTAGAGAAGAGTGAGCTATTGGGGGAAAATGGGTTAGTTGTGGCAATGAAAGCGATTGAGAAAAGAGTGGGAGAAGTGAACAAAGAGACGTTGAAAGACGTAATGGCGGAGATGTCGGCGTGGAAGGAGTTTGTTGAACGTGGAGCTGCGCTTTGTGCCGCTGGGTCGCCGAGGTTGGGCGCGTATGACGCCAATTTTGGGTGGGGGAGGCCCATAAAGACCGAGGTGGTTCAAGTTGATCGTGGGAGGTTGTTTTCTATAGGGGAATCCAGGAACGAAAATGGTGGCATTGAAGTTGGGTTGGGTCTGGGTTCGGCTCATATGGCTAGCTTTGTTGCCGTGTGGGAACAAAACCTAAAGCTTCTCGGTTGCTCATGA
- the LOC111777466 gene encoding diacylglycerol kinase 5-like isoform X1, producing the protein MCSYPKQFEAMATNFQFDSEFFKNFLIPDYILRPEAEAKVESVPYVPNCPVLVFINSRSGGQLGGSLLSTYRSLLNEKQVFDLGDEAPDAVLRRFFLNLEKLKLNGDAIAVEIQKRLRLIVAGGDGTAGWLLGVVCDLKLSYSPPIATVPLGTGNNLPFAFGWGKRNPGTDLNAVISFLDQVLKAKEMKIDNWHILMRMRAPAEGSCDPIAPLELPHSLHAFHRVTEGDEDNVEGCLTFRGGFWNYFSMGMDAQVSYAFHSERKMHPEKFKNQLVNQSTYAKIGSTWFFAPLFHPSSMNISQIAKVEIMKHHGDWQTLPIPPGIRSIVCLNLPSFSGGFNPWGKPNCRRRRDRDFTPPYVDDGLLEVVGFRDAWHGLVLLAPSGHGTRLAQAHRIRFEFQKGKADHTFMRIDGEPWKQPLPANESVMVEISHLGQVNMLATHSCISRSVNDPSTPSRIDEDSEEEDCEDDSTKGGEEFRKFGAAATFKMPDEVDISQLS; encoded by the exons ATGTGTAGCTATCCGAAACAG TTCGAAGCAATGGCGACAAACTTCCAATTTGATTCCGAATTCTTTAAGAATTTTCTCATCCCTGATTACATACTCCGACCTGAAGCTGAAGCTAAAGTTGAGAGCGTTCCTTATGTTCCCAATTGTCCTGTTTTGGTATTTATCAACTCCAGAAGTGGTGGTCAGCTTGGTGGCAGTCTCCTTAGCACATATCGTTCTCTTCTCAATGAGAAACAG GTTTTTGATTTGGGGGACGAAGCTCCTGACGCGGTGCTGCGCAGATTCTTCTTGAACCTTGAAAAGCTTAAGCTTAATGGCGATGCAATTGCAGTCGAAATTCAGAAGAGATTGCGACTAATA GTTGCAGGGGGTGATGGAACAGCTGGCTGGCTTCTTGGAGTTGTTTGCGATCTTAAGTTATCTTATTCACCTCCAATTGCTACAGTGCCCTTAGGAACTGGAAACAATCTTCCTTTTGCATTTGGTtgg GGAAAGAGGAATCCTGGAACAGACCTTAACGCTgtgatttcatttttagatCAAGTCCTGAAAgcaaaggaaatgaaaattgacAA TTGGCATATTCTGATGAGGATGAGAGCTCCAGCAGAAGGCTCATGTGATCCTATTGCTCCTCTTGAATTGCCACATTCCCTGCATGCATTTCATCGGGTCACCGAGGGTGATGAAGACAACGTG GAAGGTTGCCTCACATTCCGTGGGGGATTTTGGAACTACTTCAGCATGG GAATGGACGCTCAAGTATCATATGCTTTTCATTCTGAGAGAAAGATGCATCctgaaaaatttaagaatcaGTTAGTTAATCAG AGTACCTATGCAAAGATTGGCAGCACCTGGTTTTTTGCTCCTTTGTTTCATCCTTCATCCAT GAATATATCTCAAATTGCTAAGGTCGAGATCATGAAACATCATGGTGATTGGCAAACGTTGCCTATACCTCCTGG AATCAGGTCAATCGTATGCCTTAACTTGCCCAGCTTTTCCGGTGGATTCAATCCATGGGGTAAACCAAATTGCAGGAGGCGGCGTGAT AGAGACTTTACTCCACCATACGTCGATGATGGCCTTCTTGAGGTTGTTGGATTTCGGGATGCTTGGCATGGACTCGTTTTGCTTGCTCCCAGTGGACATGGAACTCGTCTTGCGCAG GCTCATCGCATCAGGTTCGAGTTCCAGAAAGGTAAAGCAGATCACACATTCATGAGAATTGATGGGGAACCCTGGAAGCAACCCCTCCCTGCCAATGAATCTGTTATGGTGGAAATCTCTCATCTTGGCCAAGTCAACATGCTTGCCACCCATAGTTGCATATCAAGAAGTGTTAATGATCCCTCAACACCGAGCAGGATTGATGAGGATTCAGAAGAGGAGGATTGTGAAGATGACTCCACAAAAGGTGGAGAAGAATTCAGGAAATTTGGTGCAGCAGCAACCTTTAAGATGCCAGATGAAGTTGATATTTCTCAACTTAGTTGA
- the LOC111777466 gene encoding diacylglycerol kinase 5-like isoform X2, with amino-acid sequence MATNFQFDSEFFKNFLIPDYILRPEAEAKVESVPYVPNCPVLVFINSRSGGQLGGSLLSTYRSLLNEKQVFDLGDEAPDAVLRRFFLNLEKLKLNGDAIAVEIQKRLRLIVAGGDGTAGWLLGVVCDLKLSYSPPIATVPLGTGNNLPFAFGWGKRNPGTDLNAVISFLDQVLKAKEMKIDNWHILMRMRAPAEGSCDPIAPLELPHSLHAFHRVTEGDEDNVEGCLTFRGGFWNYFSMGMDAQVSYAFHSERKMHPEKFKNQLVNQSTYAKIGSTWFFAPLFHPSSMNISQIAKVEIMKHHGDWQTLPIPPGIRSIVCLNLPSFSGGFNPWGKPNCRRRRDRDFTPPYVDDGLLEVVGFRDAWHGLVLLAPSGHGTRLAQAHRIRFEFQKGKADHTFMRIDGEPWKQPLPANESVMVEISHLGQVNMLATHSCISRSVNDPSTPSRIDEDSEEEDCEDDSTKGGEEFRKFGAAATFKMPDEVDISQLS; translated from the exons ATGGCGACAAACTTCCAATTTGATTCCGAATTCTTTAAGAATTTTCTCATCCCTGATTACATACTCCGACCTGAAGCTGAAGCTAAAGTTGAGAGCGTTCCTTATGTTCCCAATTGTCCTGTTTTGGTATTTATCAACTCCAGAAGTGGTGGTCAGCTTGGTGGCAGTCTCCTTAGCACATATCGTTCTCTTCTCAATGAGAAACAG GTTTTTGATTTGGGGGACGAAGCTCCTGACGCGGTGCTGCGCAGATTCTTCTTGAACCTTGAAAAGCTTAAGCTTAATGGCGATGCAATTGCAGTCGAAATTCAGAAGAGATTGCGACTAATA GTTGCAGGGGGTGATGGAACAGCTGGCTGGCTTCTTGGAGTTGTTTGCGATCTTAAGTTATCTTATTCACCTCCAATTGCTACAGTGCCCTTAGGAACTGGAAACAATCTTCCTTTTGCATTTGGTtgg GGAAAGAGGAATCCTGGAACAGACCTTAACGCTgtgatttcatttttagatCAAGTCCTGAAAgcaaaggaaatgaaaattgacAA TTGGCATATTCTGATGAGGATGAGAGCTCCAGCAGAAGGCTCATGTGATCCTATTGCTCCTCTTGAATTGCCACATTCCCTGCATGCATTTCATCGGGTCACCGAGGGTGATGAAGACAACGTG GAAGGTTGCCTCACATTCCGTGGGGGATTTTGGAACTACTTCAGCATGG GAATGGACGCTCAAGTATCATATGCTTTTCATTCTGAGAGAAAGATGCATCctgaaaaatttaagaatcaGTTAGTTAATCAG AGTACCTATGCAAAGATTGGCAGCACCTGGTTTTTTGCTCCTTTGTTTCATCCTTCATCCAT GAATATATCTCAAATTGCTAAGGTCGAGATCATGAAACATCATGGTGATTGGCAAACGTTGCCTATACCTCCTGG AATCAGGTCAATCGTATGCCTTAACTTGCCCAGCTTTTCCGGTGGATTCAATCCATGGGGTAAACCAAATTGCAGGAGGCGGCGTGAT AGAGACTTTACTCCACCATACGTCGATGATGGCCTTCTTGAGGTTGTTGGATTTCGGGATGCTTGGCATGGACTCGTTTTGCTTGCTCCCAGTGGACATGGAACTCGTCTTGCGCAG GCTCATCGCATCAGGTTCGAGTTCCAGAAAGGTAAAGCAGATCACACATTCATGAGAATTGATGGGGAACCCTGGAAGCAACCCCTCCCTGCCAATGAATCTGTTATGGTGGAAATCTCTCATCTTGGCCAAGTCAACATGCTTGCCACCCATAGTTGCATATCAAGAAGTGTTAATGATCCCTCAACACCGAGCAGGATTGATGAGGATTCAGAAGAGGAGGATTGTGAAGATGACTCCACAAAAGGTGGAGAAGAATTCAGGAAATTTGGTGCAGCAGCAACCTTTAAGATGCCAGATGAAGTTGATATTTCTCAACTTAGTTGA
- the LOC111777047 gene encoding uncharacterized protein LOC111777047: MTSVLDDHPDDIEVPNIQVWDNAAFENGESDVRTRSWSTVQDSYKNTSSESLQSDCSKENLCPLSLKTPVSTKYSVSVKPLSRTGVIENSQWKPLKTPCMIKMCGVRGNEEEEVISKEMNIDEEIEETEMEIIRLSTRLKALQFEKAKRDAARTSVQRGGRFVPVRTFDVKIGQNRGLSLGPSEIHSGVGARRQGKTELTPIQRIHNRRKSCLPKLLEIDEGKTKNRRGNMSLSPKSRRTLIKAQTVRKPATTVVSKRPAKKDGLVELIQPKKLFKDVEKSVVPTSVKKALKSGRIVASRYNQINESSSQVATENRKRSLPGNCRDDGSSRYDKRRPSSEVCRSKGRQSRVKKQREIPSEMMGFPEEMEERSWECSVWKVGEMLPRIRTSRCGSMSPRASGPAKRVAELIDSKTNIFANGEMEASICQKLNFAEDEEEEE; this comes from the coding sequence ATGACGAGTGTTCTTGATGATCATCCGGATGATATCGAAGTCCCAAACATTCAGGTCTGGGACAATGCTGCATTTGAAAACGGTGAATCTGATGTTAGAACTCGTTCTTGGTCGACTGTGCAAGATTCGTACAAGAACACATCTTCTGAATCGTTGCAGAGTGATTGCagcaaagaaaatttatgCCCTTTGAGTTTGAAGACCCCTGTTTCTACAAAGTACTCTGTTTCTGTGAAGCCGCTCAGTCGTACTGGCGTCATTGAAAATTCACAATGGAAGCCATTGAAAACGCCCTGTATGATCAAAATGTGTGGTGTTAGGGGGAATGAAGAGGAGGAGGTAATTAGTAAGGAGATGAACATCgatgaagaaattgaggaaACAGAGATGGAAATCATTCGACTGTCGACGAGGCTGAAAGCTCTTCAATTTGAGAAGGCCAAGCGGGATGCTGCAAGAACATCAGTTCAGAGGGGCGGAAGATTCGTGCCCGTCAGAACATTTGACGTGAAAATTGGCCAAAACAGAGGATTGAGTTTGGGACCGTCGGAAATCCACTCCGGCGTCGGAGCTCGGCGGCAAGGGAAGACGGAACTCACGCCGATTCAACGGATACATAACCGTCGGAAATCATGCCTTCCGAAATTACTAGAGATTGACGAGGGGAAGACGAAGAACAGAAGAGGAAACATGAGCCTTAGCCCAAAATCGCGGAGGACTTTGATTAAGGCTCAAACTGTTCGGAAACCGGCAACCACCGTCGTATCCAAAAGGCCGGCGAAGAAAGATGGGCTTGTTGAATTGATTCAGCCGAAGAAGCTCTTTAAAGACGTTGAAAAATCAGTAGTACCCACGAGTGTCAAAAAGGCATTGAAGAGTGGTAGGATTGTAGCGAGCCGTTACAATCAGATTAATGAAAGCAGCTCCCAAGTAGCGACAGAGAATCGTAAGAGATCTCTGCCGGGGAATTGCAGAGACGACGGAAGCAGTAGGTATGATAAGCGGCGACCTTCGTCGGAAGTTTGCCGGAGTAAAGGGCGGCAAAGCAGAGTGAAGAAGCAACGGGAAATTCCGAGTGAAATGATGGGTTTCccagaagaaatggaagaaaggaGTTGGGAGTGTTCAGTTTGGAAGGTGGGGGAAATGCTTCCAAGGATCAGGACGAGTCGGTGTGGGAGTATGAGCCCAAGGGCGTCGGGGCCGGCCAAGAGGGTGGCTGAATTGATTGATAGTAAGACGAACATTTTTGCTAATGGGGAGATGGAAGCATCGATCTGTCAGAAGTTGAATTTTGCAGAGgatgaggaggaagaagaatga
- the LOC111776875 gene encoding putative pentatricopeptide repeat-containing protein At1g03510 — translation MGSNYLRLLSYTKQLSFYANHGNHEQALTLFHHMQASLALALDAHVFSLVLKSCTAIRRPHLGTAIHAHATKSSLLSSPFVACALVDMYGKSMSVSLARKLFDEIPHRTVVAWNAMLSLYTHSNMLPDALRLFEAMDVPPNTSSFNPIIAGLLDDGFKAIAFYRKMQQCGLKPNLITLLALLPASVGVAALDLIKQIHGFAMRNDLGCHPQLSSGLVEAYGRCGCLNYAHNVFDKMHERDVVACSSLISAYALHGEARTALNIFQQMELCKVQPDEITFIGVLKACSHVGLADEALDYFSRMQRDYGLQASSDHYSCLVDALSRAGRLHEAYEIIREMPVRVTAKAWGALLGACRNYGELELAEIAGKALFDIEPENAANYVLLGKMYASVGRHEEAQRLRMEMKERRVKAVPGSSWVVYQD, via the coding sequence ATGGGTTCAAACTATCTACGCTTGCTCTCTTACACTAAGCAATTGAGCTTTTATGCCAACCATGGCAACCACGAGCAGGCTCTTACTCTTTTCCACCACATGCAGGCTTCACTAGCCCTTGCTCTAGATGCCCACGTCTTCTCTCTCGTTCTCAAGTCCTGCACCGCCATCCGCCGACCCCATTTGGGCACTGCCATCCATGCCCACGCTACTAAATCCTCCCTCCTCTCAAGCCCATTTGTTGCTTGTGCCCTAGTTGACATGTATGGCAAATCCATGTCCGTTTCACTCGCACGGAAGCTGTTCGATGAAATTCCTCATAGAACTGTCGTCGCCTGGAATGCCATGTTATCACTATACACGCACTCAAACATGTTACCTGATGCTCTCCGGTTGTTTGAAGCTATGGATGTGCCCCCCAATACTTCATCCTTCAATCCAATAATTGCAGggttgttggatgatggattCAAGGCCATTGCTTTCTATCGCAAGATGCAACAATGTGGGTTGAAGCCTAATTTAATTACCCTTCTTGCTTTATTACCTGCAAGTGTTGGAGTTGCGGCTTTGGACTTGATTAAACAAATTCATGGTTTTGCCATGAGAAATGATCTTGGTTGTCATCCCCAGTTAAGCAGTGGCCTTGTTGAGGCCTATGGGCGATGCGGATGTCTCAATTATGCACACAATGTGTTCGATAAAATGCACGAAAGAGATGTAGTCGCATGCAGCAGTTTAATATCAGCATACGCTCTTCATGGGGAGGCTAGAACTGCTTTAAACATATTTCAACAAATGGAATTGTGTAAAGTGCAGCCTGATGAGATTACATTCATAGGAGTGTTGAAGGCTTGTAGTCACGTAGGGTTAGCTGATGAAGCATTGGATTATTTCAGTCGTATGCAGAGAGATTACGGTCTACAAGCAAGCAGCGACCATTATTCTTGTCTAGTAGATGCATTGAGCAGAGCAGGGAGATTACACGAGGCATATGAGATTATCCGCGAGATGCCAGTGAGGGTGACGGCTAAAGCTTGGGGCGCCCTCCTTGGGGCTTGTCGAAACTATGGGGAGTTAGAGCTGGCGGAGATAGCAGGGAAGGCTTTGTTTGATATAGAGCCTGAGAATGCTGCCAATTATGTGCTGTTGGGTAAAATGTATGCAAGTGTAGGGAGGCATGAGGAGGCTCAAAGACTGAGAATGGAAATGAAAGAGAGGAGAGTTAAGGCAGTACCTGGAAGTAGCTGGGTTGTTTATCAGGATTGA